In Sphaeramia orbicularis chromosome 1, fSphaOr1.1, whole genome shotgun sequence, a genomic segment contains:
- the LOC115420860 gene encoding beta-2-glycoprotein 1-like yields the protein MDHMLTLLLRLWPFVFLIIMISAQDNVCLRPEMAANIEMDGLQRYFSPGVEVALSCKPGYTSLLGPRKIVCTIRGEWTKTKFMCIPKMCPSPDPPSNGELYYEDTVYQSTINYTCNEGYVLNGASTVMCLASGTWSAPTPECKSVSCGLAPIPQFGMIIYDRLIRGGTIDYGVTGTYRCRPPFALFGNARAECTASGKWTETPECRQVSCPPPENINEGFMSVSLKEEFDFMDTVNYGCNGDYVLEGNLQIVCQQNGNWSEKPSCKAPCRVDIRRGRILYRGRKLWIEDLQPNKLLHGEIVSVYCKDKAGKCGYAVSTQCIDGVLKIPECFEEPSGAAYNLYANTLPSEIKQC from the exons ATGGATCACATGCTGACTTTACTGCTGCGACTATGGCCATTTGTATTTTTGATCATCATGATATCGGCGCAAGACAATG TATGTTTGAGACCTGAAATGGCTGCCAACATTGAAATGGATGGGCTCCAGAGATACTTCAGCCCTGGTGTGGAGGTAGCGCTGTCCTGTAAACCAGGATACACCTCCTTGTTGGGTCCTCGCAAAATTGTTTGCACTATCAGAGGCGAATGGACGAAAACCAAGTTCATGTGCATAC CTAAAATGTGTCCCTCTCCTGATCCACCGTCCAATGGAGAATTGTACTATGAAGATACAGTGTATCAGAGCACAATCAACTATACCTGTAATGAAGG GTACGTCTTGAATGGAGCTTCCACTGTAATGTGTCTCGCTAGTGGAACATGGAGTGCACCAACTCCAGAGTGCAAAT CTGTTTCCTGTGGTCTTGCTCCAATCCCACAGTTCGGTATGATAATTTACGACAGGTTGATCAGAGGGGGCACCATTGATTATGGTGTCACAGGGACATACCGATGCCGGCCTCCGTTTGCACTGTTTGGCAATGCAAGAGCAGAGTGCACCGCCAGTGGGAAGTGGACCGAGACACCAGAATGTCGAC AGGTGTCATGCCCTCCAccagaaaatatcaatgaaggcTTCATGTCAGTCAGCCTCAAGGAGGAGTTTGACTTCATGGACACAGTAAACTATGGCTGCAATGGTGACTATGTTCTGGAGGGAAATCTGCAAATTGTCTGCCAACAGAATGGGAATTGGTCTGAGAAGCCGTCCTGCAAGG CTCCTTGCCGGGTTGACATACGGAGAGGAAGGATATTATACAGAGGGCGAAAACTCTGGATTGAAGACCTACAACCAAACAAACTCCTACATGGAGAAATTGTTTCAGTTTACTGCAAGGACAAAGCTGGGAAATGTGGCTATGCAGTGTCAACGCAGTGCATTGATGGGGTTCTCAAAATCCCTGAATGCTTTGAGG AGCCCAGTGGAGCTGCGTATAACCTTTACGCCAATACACTCCCATCTGAAATCAAACAGTGTTAA